From Pelagicoccus albus, the proteins below share one genomic window:
- a CDS encoding MBL fold metallo-hydrolase RNA specificity domain-containing protein yields MKTTLTFLGAAGTVTGSRHLVETRDSRVLVDCGLFQGPKKNRLKNWEPFQVDPSTIDAVMLTHAHIDHIGYLPRLVKDGFRGPIYATHPTVELAHILLKDTAHLQKEEAKWANKKGYSKHSPALPLYTERDAERATDLLQGFSYGDEFEPIKGIRAKYRDVGHILGSALLDLKTTDREDSPKKLVFSGDVGRPTDTILRPPAQPYNVDYLVMESTYGDRLHDPEDVKSALRDALREAFSRGAPILIPSFAVGRAQSLLYLIRELEDAEEIPSVPVFLDSPMALRALESHTANLRDLNLSCRRKFLHGTDIFSPKILHLVAKQSESKELVKRNGRCIIIAGSGMATGGRILHHLRQHLPNPTATVLFVGYQAEGTRGRALLEGKPEIKMFGQEIPVRAHIRSIDGFSGHADYLEMLAWLMAFNKPVSRVFLTHGQPEASEAFGIRIREQFNWPVTLPREGQSFDIDF; encoded by the coding sequence ATGAAAACTACCCTGACCTTTCTCGGAGCTGCTGGCACTGTGACCGGCTCGCGTCATCTGGTCGAAACGAGAGACTCTCGAGTCCTTGTGGACTGCGGTCTCTTCCAAGGACCCAAAAAGAACCGGCTCAAAAACTGGGAACCGTTTCAGGTCGATCCTTCCACCATCGATGCGGTCATGCTTACCCACGCTCACATCGACCACATTGGCTATCTGCCTCGCCTGGTAAAAGATGGCTTTCGTGGTCCCATTTATGCGACCCACCCGACTGTAGAACTAGCCCATATCCTGCTCAAAGACACCGCCCACCTTCAAAAAGAGGAAGCGAAATGGGCGAATAAGAAAGGTTACAGCAAGCACAGTCCCGCCTTGCCTCTTTACACTGAACGCGACGCCGAGCGAGCTACCGATCTTTTGCAGGGCTTTTCCTACGGGGATGAGTTCGAACCGATAAAGGGTATACGTGCCAAGTACCGAGACGTTGGACATATACTCGGGTCAGCCTTACTCGATTTGAAAACGACTGACCGAGAGGATAGTCCCAAGAAACTCGTTTTTTCAGGAGACGTAGGACGCCCGACCGATACCATTCTCCGACCTCCGGCCCAGCCCTACAACGTTGATTACCTTGTCATGGAGTCGACCTACGGGGACCGCCTCCACGATCCAGAAGACGTCAAAAGCGCCCTTCGCGATGCCTTGAGAGAAGCATTCAGCCGCGGAGCTCCGATCCTAATCCCATCCTTTGCTGTCGGCCGAGCCCAGAGCCTGCTCTACCTGATACGCGAGCTAGAAGATGCGGAGGAAATCCCTAGCGTGCCTGTCTTCCTAGATTCACCCATGGCCCTGAGAGCTCTGGAATCCCACACCGCAAACCTCAGGGATCTGAACCTCTCTTGTCGCAGAAAATTCTTGCACGGCACCGATATCTTCAGCCCGAAAATCTTGCATCTAGTCGCTAAGCAATCCGAATCCAAAGAGCTCGTTAAAAGGAACGGACGCTGCATCATCATAGCGGGAAGCGGCATGGCCACAGGCGGTCGCATTCTCCATCACCTCCGACAGCATCTGCCCAATCCGACCGCTACGGTTTTGTTCGTTGGCTACCAAGCGGAGGGCACTCGTGGGCGGGCTCTGCTGGAAGGAAAACCTGAAATCAAAATGTTCGGACAAGAAATCCCAGTTCGAGCTCACATACGATCCATCGACGGCTTTTCGGGACATGCCGACTACCTGGAAATGCTCGCTTGGCTAATGGCATTTAATAAACCCGTATCACGAGTTTTCCTGACCCACGGCCAACCGGAAGCGTCAGAGGCGTTTGGCATACGAATTCGAGAGCAATTCAACTGGCCAGTCACCTTGCCGAGAGAAGGACAATCTTTCGATATCGACTTCTGA
- a CDS encoding SPFH domain-containing protein codes for MKLIKIISILTILSVLAVFLIAGTFLKRIAPGEVGVRTQQYDLIGKKGVVEIDYGPGYHRNLPLLDTWNVFDSTVQTTEFTTVEERRQASKIYSFLSSSTQRYLGSAPSVGPGQIELKSKDGYTVRLDITVKYRIKPGRAYDMYRKFNSEARYKGIVGDQVQNTIRKVFGTMLTEEFYNPEVRRNKTEESFELLAADLDRNYIELVQILIRDIGFDPSYERKILDKKLADQDVELNKSRALAEERKGETNRIVAETEAKVQVISQELRAAQLTIKADTDKEIAQINADARLTAAKLNADADLYAAGLEAKGKLLEREATAEGERLKAVALNTPGGANLVAHDLIKELRVGNVAVSTRDIDFLDVESVIKRVGAK; via the coding sequence ATGAAACTCATTAAGATAATTTCTATCCTAACCATTCTCAGCGTGTTGGCTGTGTTTCTGATCGCTGGCACTTTCCTAAAACGTATCGCTCCGGGCGAAGTCGGAGTGCGAACTCAGCAATACGATCTGATTGGCAAAAAGGGCGTAGTGGAAATCGACTACGGTCCGGGTTACCACAGAAACTTGCCTTTGCTAGACACGTGGAATGTATTCGACTCTACGGTACAGACCACGGAATTCACAACCGTTGAGGAACGTCGTCAAGCGAGCAAGATCTACAGCTTCCTATCGTCGTCCACCCAACGCTATCTCGGTTCGGCTCCTTCGGTTGGCCCCGGTCAGATCGAATTGAAATCGAAGGATGGCTATACGGTTCGCTTGGATATCACTGTGAAATACCGCATCAAGCCGGGCAGGGCTTACGATATGTATCGAAAATTCAACTCCGAGGCGCGTTATAAGGGCATCGTAGGCGACCAAGTGCAGAACACCATTCGCAAGGTTTTTGGCACCATGTTGACCGAAGAGTTCTACAATCCAGAGGTAAGGCGTAACAAGACGGAGGAGAGCTTCGAATTGCTGGCTGCCGACTTGGATCGGAACTACATCGAGCTCGTGCAGATCTTGATTCGCGATATTGGTTTCGATCCTTCGTATGAACGGAAGATCCTCGATAAAAAACTTGCCGACCAAGATGTGGAGCTAAACAAGTCGCGTGCTCTTGCTGAAGAAAGAAAAGGTGAAACGAACCGAATCGTTGCTGAAACGGAAGCCAAGGTTCAGGTGATATCGCAGGAATTGCGAGCAGCTCAATTGACGATTAAAGCCGATACCGATAAGGAGATCGCTCAGATCAACGCGGACGCTCGATTAACAGCGGCCAAGCTGAACGCGGACGCGGATCTTTATGCCGCTGGTTTGGAAGCGAAAGGCAAGTTGCTGGAACGGGAGGCGACTGCGGAAGGTGAGAGGCTTAAGGCAGTTGCTTTGAATACGCCCGGTGGAGCAAACCTAGTCGCTCACGATTTAATCAAAGAACTACGTGTGGGTAATGTGGCAGTGTCCACGCGCGATATCGATTTTCTCGACGTAGAATCCGTCATAAAACGAGTCGGAGCCAAGTAG
- the cutA gene encoding divalent-cation tolerance protein CutA, with amino-acid sequence MENDDSLYLCYTTVSRQEDAETLAKQIIDSKLAACVQIDAHILSYYNWKGKTERDNEIRLQIFAPGACLSELEKFVTERHPYDIPKWICWESKKVSEKYLKWANEVCNLRGFI; translated from the coding sequence ATGGAAAACGACGATTCGCTCTACCTTTGCTACACCACCGTATCACGGCAAGAGGATGCCGAGACCCTCGCTAAGCAGATAATAGACAGCAAGCTGGCCGCCTGCGTGCAAATCGACGCCCACATCCTATCTTACTACAACTGGAAAGGGAAGACTGAGCGGGACAACGAGATCAGGCTTCAGATCTTCGCCCCCGGTGCCTGCCTGTCAGAACTGGAGAAATTCGTAACGGAACGGCACCCCTACGACATTCCAAAGTGGATCTGCTGGGAGTCGAAAAAAGTTTCAGAAAAGTACTTGAAATGGGCTAATGAAGTCTGCAACCTCCGCGGCTTCATTTAA
- a CDS encoding Na/Pi cotransporter family protein, which yields MDTPSLPSILVSLLGGLAIFILGMSHMTQALNAIAGSKMKDLLAAFTRNRFAAAATGAAITAAVQSSSVTTVLLVGFSSAGLITLSQSVGVILGANLGSTVTAQIIAFKVADMGAILMVVGLAISFFKQRPRLSQIGILLLGLGAIFFGMQLMGDATRPLRSYPPFLEAMQTIESPVWGILIALVFTAVVQSSAATIGLAIIFANQNLITLEAAIALAFGANIGTCITAAFAAIGRPAAAWRVVFIHIVFNLLGVAIWYALIPQLANLSEFVSDKLLHDQSTGREIAIAHTLFNFTNLLLFIGFTGPLARLANLVVRSRPKPEKAAAHPIYLDPIYLQTPSLAIDRARLECGRLATLAIAMAEEIPLAALEGDTEQLRRLEKRDDEVDDLQTAILNYLSRIDAKQLAKRDQEAIHDVIGLVNCWENIGDLLDSHVLPLGHDRIKTGLSIGTETKAKLLQLHQLLLRDMRLALLVTTDGNLEQAKELHDAKAPFRKLAAEAENQLRDRLIGRETERLELFRLESDLISNFVHLQHHARRPAKQLLEKTE from the coding sequence ATGGATACCCCATCCCTCCCCTCTATCCTAGTTTCGCTCCTTGGAGGACTTGCTATTTTCATTCTCGGCATGAGCCACATGACGCAGGCTCTGAATGCCATCGCTGGGTCGAAGATGAAGGACCTACTGGCCGCATTTACGCGGAACCGTTTCGCCGCCGCCGCCACAGGTGCAGCCATAACTGCGGCGGTCCAGTCTTCTTCCGTCACTACGGTACTACTGGTCGGGTTTTCCTCTGCTGGACTCATCACGCTCAGCCAAAGTGTTGGCGTTATCCTTGGAGCCAACCTCGGCTCGACCGTCACTGCTCAAATCATCGCCTTCAAGGTCGCGGATATGGGCGCGATACTGATGGTGGTCGGTCTAGCCATTTCATTTTTCAAACAACGTCCTCGCCTCTCTCAAATCGGAATCCTGTTGCTCGGACTGGGAGCTATCTTTTTCGGCATGCAATTGATGGGAGACGCGACAAGACCGCTGCGAAGCTATCCTCCCTTTCTGGAGGCGATGCAAACCATCGAAAGCCCGGTCTGGGGCATTTTAATCGCCTTGGTATTTACCGCTGTCGTGCAGAGTTCCGCCGCCACGATTGGTCTGGCCATCATCTTCGCCAACCAAAACCTGATCACCCTGGAAGCAGCCATCGCCTTGGCCTTTGGCGCAAATATCGGCACCTGCATTACAGCTGCTTTCGCTGCCATTGGCCGTCCTGCCGCAGCCTGGCGGGTCGTTTTCATCCATATCGTGTTCAATCTGCTGGGTGTAGCCATCTGGTACGCCCTCATCCCGCAATTGGCGAACTTGAGCGAGTTCGTATCAGACAAGCTCCTGCACGACCAATCTACCGGGCGCGAGATCGCTATCGCCCATACATTATTCAACTTTACAAACCTTCTGCTATTCATCGGTTTCACCGGTCCCCTGGCGAGATTAGCCAATCTGGTTGTTCGTTCTCGGCCCAAACCCGAAAAGGCGGCTGCTCACCCCATCTACCTCGACCCGATTTATCTTCAAACGCCGAGTCTCGCCATCGACAGAGCCAGGCTCGAGTGCGGTCGGCTCGCCACGCTCGCCATCGCCATGGCCGAAGAGATCCCACTAGCCGCCTTGGAGGGCGATACCGAACAATTGCGACGCTTGGAGAAAAGGGATGACGAAGTCGATGACCTGCAGACCGCGATCCTCAACTATTTATCTCGAATTGACGCCAAACAACTCGCCAAACGAGACCAGGAAGCCATCCACGACGTCATCGGACTGGTGAATTGCTGGGAGAACATCGGCGACCTCTTAGACTCCCATGTACTGCCTCTGGGGCACGATCGTATTAAGACAGGTCTGTCTATTGGTACGGAGACAAAAGCGAAACTCCTCCAATTGCATCAGCTTCTACTTCGAGACATGCGCCTCGCTTTGCTCGTAACGACAGATGGGAATCTGGAGCAGGCCAAGGAACTACACGACGCGAAAGCTCCGTTCCGCAAACTCGCCGCCGAGGCGGAAAACCAGCTTCGCGACCGCCTGATCGGACGCGAAACCGAGCGTCTGGAACTGTTTCGGCTAGAGTCAGACCTTATTTCCAACTTCGTGCATTTGCAACATCACGCCCGCCGACCAGCCAAGCAATTGTTGGAGAAAACGGAATAA
- a CDS encoding SPFH domain-containing protein: MKPNIESNVARQRLLAVLQKFRGPVALALIALVFLAVFFLLAFRVQRVSGTEVGVKINNLTGDITIISDSGTNIYNGLVNTFYLLDLTVQRLEMTENPTRGDREGKDDLRIKTVDGSDVFLDLTINYAIRRDMIEEVVATSGLDDAYKYKWVRDYSRSVCRNVFGEMTTEEFYDASVRNQKAQKGKEELNRLLRPYGIEVAEVIAEKFRFHKEYEERIRAKKLADQEVEEQISKANAARQNQIFRVVEATKKKEVVLETYEGEMRKLIVEAKAQAEKKVKDAEAYVIDTQLGADANYYQQDKNSQAILLKAKSEGEALTALANAFEGEGGKNLIKRAYAEKLSQMRFSGQPFSLESSTERLSHIDESVALQKK, from the coding sequence ATGAAACCTAATATTGAATCCAATGTGGCCAGACAGCGTCTGTTGGCCGTTCTCCAAAAGTTTCGCGGCCCGGTCGCTTTAGCTCTAATCGCTTTGGTTTTCTTGGCTGTATTTTTCCTCCTGGCCTTTCGTGTGCAGCGGGTCTCCGGCACCGAGGTAGGCGTCAAGATAAACAATCTCACCGGAGACATAACCATTATTTCCGATTCGGGTACTAATATCTATAATGGATTAGTGAATACGTTTTATCTTCTAGATCTCACGGTCCAACGTTTAGAGATGACGGAGAATCCGACGCGAGGCGACCGCGAAGGAAAGGACGACCTGCGAATCAAAACGGTGGATGGTAGCGACGTCTTTCTCGACCTCACCATCAACTACGCGATTCGGCGAGACATGATCGAAGAGGTCGTAGCAACGTCCGGACTGGATGACGCTTATAAATACAAGTGGGTGCGCGACTACTCGCGTTCCGTTTGCCGGAATGTTTTCGGAGAGATGACGACGGAAGAGTTCTACGACGCCAGTGTGAGAAACCAAAAGGCGCAAAAAGGCAAAGAGGAACTCAACCGTTTGCTTCGCCCTTACGGAATCGAAGTCGCAGAAGTGATAGCCGAAAAGTTCCGTTTCCACAAGGAGTACGAAGAACGAATCAGGGCCAAGAAGTTGGCGGACCAGGAAGTGGAAGAGCAGATATCCAAGGCGAACGCGGCACGGCAGAATCAGATCTTTCGCGTGGTCGAAGCTACCAAGAAAAAGGAGGTCGTGTTGGAAACCTATGAAGGCGAGATGCGAAAGCTAATCGTGGAGGCAAAGGCACAAGCCGAGAAGAAGGTAAAGGACGCGGAAGCCTATGTGATCGATACGCAGCTCGGCGCAGACGCGAACTATTACCAACAAGACAAGAACTCTCAGGCGATTCTTCTAAAGGCCAAGTCTGAAGGCGAGGCCTTGACGGCTCTAGCAAATGCCTTCGAAGGCGAGGGCGGAAAGAATCTGATCAAGCGAGCGTACGCTGAGAAACTCTCTCAAATGAGATTTAGCGGTCAGCCATTCAGCTTGGAAAGCTCGACCGAGCGATTGTCGCATATCGATGAATCCGTCGCCCTCCAGAAGAAATAG
- a CDS encoding M23 family metallopeptidase produces the protein MAVAFVGLAEAKAPYRLGQYYWPTPNPAYLEKGQMEGVLQPTVSGNITSGLFGCVRNSGHRFHEGLDLRAISRDRKNESTDAIYAFDSGVVRYVNSVAGNSSYGRYIVIEHPQIAPGVVTLYAHLRSIGQGIAAGVEVSGGQRIATMGRSAGGYTIPQSRAHLHFELGFWLGSDFQAWYDRHYTSKNEHGSFNGMNIIGLDGWALCGALRRGEAEEVWQFIMSEQIAVEAFVRDTRIPELLRINPQLMHNDVIPADHAGWRIEFTWYGLPTRFKALTSAEMEAYPLEYQVEVLRPDLIEDKYCMDLSKPGAFGGAGARIKNLINRMFL, from the coding sequence ATGGCTGTCGCTTTTGTTGGCCTTGCGGAAGCGAAGGCTCCGTATCGCTTGGGCCAATACTATTGGCCGACTCCGAATCCTGCCTATTTGGAAAAAGGCCAGATGGAAGGGGTTTTGCAGCCAACGGTCTCGGGTAACATCACTTCCGGCTTGTTCGGCTGCGTGAGAAATTCGGGTCACAGATTCCATGAGGGCCTGGATTTGCGAGCGATTTCACGGGATCGAAAAAACGAGTCTACGGATGCTATCTACGCCTTCGATTCCGGGGTGGTCCGCTACGTCAATTCGGTAGCGGGCAACAGCAGCTACGGGCGTTATATTGTGATCGAGCATCCGCAGATCGCACCCGGGGTTGTGACGCTATATGCCCATTTGCGATCCATCGGGCAGGGAATCGCTGCGGGAGTGGAGGTTTCCGGTGGTCAACGGATCGCCACCATGGGGCGAAGCGCGGGCGGCTACACGATCCCGCAGAGTCGTGCCCATCTGCATTTCGAGCTCGGATTCTGGCTGGGATCGGATTTCCAGGCTTGGTACGATCGACACTACACCTCGAAGAACGAGCACGGCTCCTTCAATGGTATGAATATAATCGGCTTAGACGGTTGGGCGTTGTGTGGCGCTCTCCGACGCGGCGAGGCGGAGGAAGTTTGGCAATTTATCATGAGCGAGCAGATTGCGGTGGAGGCTTTTGTCCGCGACACTCGGATACCGGAGCTGCTGCGAATCAACCCTCAGCTTATGCACAACGACGTGATACCCGCCGACCACGCAGGCTGGCGGATAGAGTTTACTTGGTATGGTTTACCGACGCGATTCAAGGCTCTGACCAGTGCGGAGATGGAGGCTTATCCTCTCGAATATCAAGTTGAGGTGCTGCGACCAGATCTGATCGAAGACAAGTACTGCATGGATCTCTCCAAGCCCGGCGCGTTCGGCGGAGCCGGCGCCAGGATCAAAAATCTGATCAATCGAATGTTTCTCTAA
- a CDS encoding IPT/TIG domain-containing protein, giving the protein MDKRISKTNRRTWLAIILVPIALFLAGCDLKVIDLTPSTLKANPSRTYSITAQVSVKNNAVVDGSVSPDIVIDGQVHKMSRVPGSDSLYEYDYRMPAGRDKAAYYLLVRYQRKTASSTVSKEIPTEVKTITVENRYSVELEVNRAPVGTRIAILGRGFTSDDKVMVGGTPAVTQAESSTSLAFYVPSLPEGRNYNVTVLGLNGELSAGSLRIDASSIRVSPSSLSLRPGQRGILAFSIPNEAPPGGLAVTVTTDVPDSVIMPEVVIPAGQRSTSIRVEGGDPGSGSLFVELGGYSDVEIPITVAE; this is encoded by the coding sequence ATGGACAAGCGAATTTCCAAAACCAACCGCAGAACTTGGCTAGCGATCATCCTCGTGCCGATCGCTCTCTTCCTCGCAGGTTGCGATTTGAAAGTCATAGACCTAACTCCTTCGACTCTCAAAGCCAACCCATCCCGCACCTATTCCATCACGGCTCAGGTATCCGTGAAGAACAACGCTGTTGTTGATGGCTCCGTTTCTCCGGACATCGTCATCGATGGTCAGGTTCATAAAATGAGCCGAGTTCCCGGCAGCGATTCGCTATACGAATACGATTACCGCATGCCTGCGGGACGCGACAAGGCGGCCTACTACTTGCTCGTACGCTACCAGCGCAAGACCGCGTCTAGCACCGTTTCGAAGGAGATCCCAACCGAGGTTAAGACCATAACCGTCGAAAACCGCTACTCGGTTGAGCTCGAGGTCAACCGCGCTCCAGTGGGCACACGCATCGCCATCTTGGGTCGTGGATTCACCAGCGACGATAAGGTCATGGTCGGCGGCACGCCAGCAGTCACCCAAGCCGAGAGTTCCACCTCGCTCGCTTTCTACGTTCCAAGCCTCCCTGAGGGTCGCAACTACAACGTTACCGTCCTCGGACTGAACGGTGAACTTTCAGCCGGAAGCCTACGAATCGACGCTTCTAGCATCCGCGTTTCTCCTAGCAGCCTGAGCCTCCGGCCCGGCCAGCGCGGCATTCTCGCATTCTCGATCCCGAACGAAGCCCCTCCAGGAGGCCTCGCGGTAACAGTCACTACCGACGTACCAGACAGCGTGATCATGCCAGAAGTGGTGATCCCAGCCGGACAACGCTCCACCAGCATTCGCGTAGAAGGTGGCGATCCAGGTTCCGGTTCGCTCTTTGTGGAGCTAGGCGGCTACTCTGACGTCGAAATTCCGATCACAGTAGCGGAGTAA
- the smpB gene encoding SsrA-binding protein SmpB, which yields MAGKNKKGGKGANPKEIRNSKVHRDYLVEDTYEAGIVLSGTEVKSIRAGKAQISEGFCRFHKDEFFIYALHIDEYAFGNINNHVPRRERKLLLKKSELKKIARALEAGGKSAIPLRLYFKEALIKVEIGICTGKKLFDKREDLKKKAQMRDIDRVMKEVRVR from the coding sequence ATGGCTGGCAAAAACAAGAAAGGCGGCAAGGGGGCGAACCCCAAGGAAATCCGCAACTCAAAGGTTCACCGCGACTATTTGGTCGAGGATACCTACGAGGCTGGAATCGTTTTGAGCGGTACGGAGGTGAAGTCGATTCGCGCAGGCAAAGCCCAAATTTCGGAAGGCTTCTGCCGTTTTCACAAGGACGAGTTTTTTATCTACGCCCTGCACATAGACGAATATGCTTTCGGAAATATCAATAACCACGTGCCGCGTCGGGAACGAAAATTACTCCTCAAGAAGTCGGAGCTGAAGAAGATCGCTCGGGCTCTCGAAGCCGGCGGGAAGTCGGCTATCCCGCTTAGACTTTATTTCAAAGAGGCTCTCATCAAAGTGGAGATCGGCATCTGCACTGGCAAAAAGCTCTTTGACAAGCGGGAAGACCTGAAGAAGAAAGCGCAAATGCGAGACATAGACCGTGTCATGAAAGAGGTACGCGTCCGCTAA
- a CDS encoding MBL fold metallo-hydrolase produces the protein MKISFMGTGTSQGVPMIGCDCAVCVSTDPRNRRFRTHAHVEMGGLNIQIDASPEFRLQALELNIPKIDLALLTHGHADHIQGFDDLRQYCDRRGGEAIPVYSSEEGLQRLREIYPYAMRDRAASKSYPAFQGRLMPEVLDLGAAGKIYSTVQSHGRFETLGFVFEEAESGKRIAYYTDCGSVSPHAEELARSADIVVLDGLRPMEHPSHMTIEEATDAALRIEGKRSYLIHMTHHIDHEFVDTQLPEGVMLSYDGLVVEA, from the coding sequence ATGAAAATTAGCTTCATGGGCACTGGCACTTCTCAAGGCGTACCGATGATCGGTTGCGACTGTGCAGTCTGCGTTTCCACGGACCCTCGCAATCGTAGGTTCCGGACTCATGCCCATGTGGAAATGGGTGGCTTAAACATCCAAATCGACGCGTCTCCGGAGTTTCGCCTACAGGCTTTGGAGTTGAATATCCCCAAGATTGATCTCGCTCTCCTTACTCATGGTCACGCGGACCACATTCAGGGCTTCGATGATCTGAGGCAGTACTGCGATCGCCGGGGCGGGGAGGCTATCCCCGTTTACTCCAGTGAAGAGGGGCTACAGCGATTGCGGGAGATCTATCCTTACGCTATGCGGGATCGAGCCGCCTCCAAGAGCTATCCGGCATTTCAGGGGCGGTTGATGCCTGAAGTCTTGGATTTGGGAGCGGCGGGCAAAATTTACTCCACGGTGCAGAGTCATGGGCGTTTTGAGACTTTGGGTTTCGTCTTTGAAGAGGCAGAATCGGGCAAGCGGATCGCCTATTACACGGATTGCGGGAGCGTATCGCCTCACGCGGAAGAATTGGCCCGTTCGGCGGATATCGTGGTTCTCGATGGATTGCGTCCTATGGAGCATCCATCGCACATGACTATCGAGGAAGCGACCGATGCCGCTTTGCGGATTGAGGGAAAGAGGAGTTATCTAATCCACATGACTCATCACATTGACCATGAGTTCGTGGATACGCAGCTTCCGGAGGGCGTCATGCTCAGCTACGACGGTCTGGTTGTGGAAGCCTGA
- the hemW gene encoding radical SAM family heme chaperone HemW, with translation MNNSDHIQRASVPDPALGLYLHVPFCSTSCDFCGFYQIQSDRKGILSYIDGVKRELELVDTGSRKLDTMFWGGGTPGLLPAKDMLTVGACITDTLGMPAEEWTVEMAPSSVKRDKLEALKEAGVTRISMGIQSLNERLLDALGRQHSLKQIHKAYELIREVGFKSVNVDLIFAIPTQSEQEWRQDVREAIGLQPDHLSTYCLTFEEDTALFIKLQQGKVSIDPDREARFYTAIWEEAELGGFRQYEISNYAKPGHECLHNTNTWRMQEWIGIGPSASSQWNGSRHTNTPDLKEWLDGLERGERGLVDRVELSDGLLLEDSLIFGLRMNEGVDLRQLHHRFGRDVESLPLLRKLVEEGKAVREGDRLALTPEGRMLADAVGEELLGELS, from the coding sequence GTGAACAATAGCGATCATATTCAGCGTGCAAGCGTGCCTGACCCAGCGCTGGGTTTGTATCTTCACGTTCCCTTTTGTTCTACATCTTGCGACTTTTGCGGTTTTTATCAAATCCAGTCGGACAGAAAAGGGATTCTTTCCTACATCGATGGGGTCAAACGCGAGCTCGAGCTCGTTGATACCGGTAGCCGGAAACTTGATACGATGTTTTGGGGAGGGGGAACTCCAGGGCTGCTTCCTGCTAAAGATATGCTCACAGTTGGTGCCTGTATTACGGATACGCTCGGCATGCCAGCGGAAGAGTGGACGGTGGAAATGGCTCCCTCTTCAGTAAAGCGAGACAAGCTCGAAGCGCTTAAGGAGGCGGGCGTTACTCGTATTTCGATGGGAATACAGAGCTTGAACGAAAGACTTTTGGACGCCTTGGGCCGGCAGCATTCCCTGAAGCAGATCCATAAAGCCTACGAATTGATTCGCGAAGTGGGTTTTAAGTCGGTGAACGTTGATCTTATTTTCGCGATTCCGACGCAAAGCGAGCAGGAGTGGCGGCAGGACGTTCGGGAGGCAATCGGCCTGCAGCCGGATCATCTCTCCACCTACTGCCTGACATTCGAGGAGGACACGGCTTTGTTTATAAAGCTACAGCAAGGCAAAGTGTCGATTGATCCAGATCGTGAGGCCAGATTTTATACGGCGATCTGGGAAGAGGCGGAGCTTGGCGGGTTCAGGCAGTATGAAATATCCAATTACGCAAAGCCAGGGCATGAATGCCTCCATAATACGAATACTTGGCGAATGCAGGAGTGGATAGGGATCGGCCCATCGGCCTCTAGCCAATGGAACGGAAGCCGTCACACCAACACTCCCGACCTAAAGGAGTGGCTGGATGGGCTGGAGCGGGGTGAGCGCGGCTTGGTCGATCGGGTGGAGTTGAGCGATGGCCTCTTGCTGGAGGACTCGTTGATTTTCGGACTTCGTATGAACGAAGGAGTGGACTTGCGGCAGTTGCATCACCGATTCGGCCGAGACGTGGAGTCGCTGCCGCTGCTTCGCAAACTGGTAGAGGAGGGAAAGGCCGTCCGAGAGGGGGATCGTCTCGCTCTGACGCCAGAAGGGCGGATGCTTGCCGACGCGGTGGGCGAAGAGCTGCTGGGTGAACTCAGCTGA
- a CDS encoding small basic protein — protein MSQHPSYKSNASTGAKRNVLKRFERVELLKKRGEWKDGDRVSGLKKTKPEA, from the coding sequence ATGTCACAGCATCCTAGCTACAAGTCCAACGCCTCAACTGGCGCCAAGAGAAACGTCCTCAAACGCTTCGAGCGTGTCGAGCTTCTAAAGAAGCGTGGAGAGTGGAAGGACGGCGACCGCGTCTCCGGCCTCAAGAAGACCAAGCCAGAAGCCTAA
- a CDS encoding DNA-directed RNA polymerase subunit omega, with translation MREDYIKEARKVIKDPNILINVVSRRVKQLRHGNRPLVESLEKLNPEDIALREIIEGKISFELAD, from the coding sequence TTGAGAGAAGATTATATAAAAGAAGCACGCAAGGTCATCAAGGACCCTAACATTCTGATTAACGTCGTTTCCCGACGCGTTAAGCAGCTACGCCACGGCAATCGCCCTTTGGTCGAGTCGCTTGAAAAGCTGAACCCAGAAGATATCGCCTTGCGCGAGATCATCGAGGGCAAGATCAGCTTCGAGCTCGCTGACTAG